The genomic segment AATACGAATAAATCATAATTTTTAGAATGATTTTCATTTAGCATCTCTTGTTCTAATTCAGCTTGTATAGAAAGTACATCATTTACGTCTACAACATTGATTTGTGCTACACGGACATTTTTATCTCCCATTGGAAAACTTTTAGCATCCATGTCTAATAATTCAGCAGCTGACTTATTGCTTAAATCAGTTCCAGCTTTTAACATTTCAAGACCATATGAATCAATATCAACATCAGCGATTGCAGCAAGTTCTTTTGCAATTGCAACGTCTTCATCGGTACAAGTTGGAGATTTAAATAATAACGTATCTGAAACGATTGCTGATAACATTAATCCTGCAATCTCTTTAGGTATTGCCACTTCTTTTTCTTTATATAATTTAGCTATGATCGTATTTGTACATCCTACAGGTTCTGCACGGTAATACAATGGATTAGCTGTTTCAAAGTTAGAAACACGATGGTGATCGACTACAGATAAAACTTCAACATCTGCAATGTCATTTACGCTTTGTTGAAATTCATTGTGATCCACTAGCATAACTTTATCTGTTTCGTTAGCTACTGTTTCTACTACACGTGGTGCAGGAACACTAAAGTGATCTAAAGCATATTGTGTTTCCTCTCCTACTTCTCCTAATGCAACAGCTTCAGCTTCAAATCCTAATTGATTTTGAAGGTAAGCGTACGAAATGGCAGATGTAATGGCATCTGTATCCGGATTTTTATGACCAAAAACTAATACTTTACTCATGACTGTTATCTCTCCTTTTAAAACTATAACTACTATAAAATTTTATCTCAAATGGGCTTGTTTAGCTAGTATTATGTTAGATTTCACAAAAAAGATTGGATAAAAAAAGAAGAAATAGCGCTTGAAAAGTATTTATACCCTCTTTTCAGCTTATTTCTTCTTTAGTTTATATATTAGTCTATATTAGTTTGTTTGATAATCTTTATAATTTTGTACCTTCAATAGCCGATTGGCGTTCTCTACACGTTCAAGAGTTGGCGGTTCAATATCCTTTAGTTTATACGGAATGTTCAAAGCCGCATATTTGTAAACACCAAGTTTATGATACGGTAATATTTCGACTTTGTAAACATTTCCTAGTGATTGAATAAAGTCGCTTAATCTCATTAAGTCATTATCATCATCAGAACGCTCTGGAACCAATACGTGTCGGATCCAAACGGGTTTATTGATTTTAGATAAATAAGTTGACATATTCAAAATGTTTTCATTGCCATGCATCGTTAATCGCTTATGTTTTTCATTATCAATGTGTTTGATATCAAATAACAGTAAGTCAGTATACTCCATCAGTTTCTCAAAGCGACTAAAAAAGGGTTCTTCATAAGTGAATGGTTGACCACACGTATCTAAAGTTGTGTGGACTCCCTCTTCTTTCGCCTTTTTAAAGTATTCAATCAAAAAGTCGATATGCAGTAAAGGTTCTCCTCCACTCACTGTGATGCCGCCTTTACTACCCCAGTAATCACGATAAGATAAAGCTTCAGCTAGCAATTCATCAGCAGTATAAGGTGTTCCGCCTCCCATGTTCCAGGTATCAGGGTTATGGCAAAATTCACAACGCATACGACACCCTTGCATGAATGTAACAAAACGAATACCTGGTCCATCTACTGATCCAAAACTTTCCGTTGAATGAACATATCCAATTGCTGGTGTAGTCATATTGACGGCTCCTTTATTTTTCATATTTCTACATACTTTCGTGCATTGTACGATTAATGACATCTAACTGTTGTTCACGTGTTAATTTGATAAAGTTAACGGCATAACCAGATACACGAATTGTCAATTGTGGATAGTTTTCAGGATGGTCCATTGCGTCAACCAATGTTTCTCGGTTAAAGACATTCACATTCAAATGATGTCCACCTTTTTTTGCGTATCCATCTAATAAGCTTGCTAAGTTTTCTTGTTGAATGTCATCTTCTTTACCTAATGCTTTAGGAATAATAGAAAATGTATTTGAAATACCATCTAATGAGTATTTGTAGGGTATTTTAGCTACTGAAGTTAAACTAGCTAATGCTCCATGAGTGTCTCTGCCGTGCATTGGATTAGCCCCGGGTGCAAATGGCTCGCCAGAACGACGTCCATCAGGTGTATTCCCTGTTTTTTTACCATAAACAACATTAGAAGTAATCGTCAAAATAGATGTTGTATGAACTGCATTACGGTAAGCAGGATGTTTCTTAACTTTTGACATAAATGTCTTCAATAACCAAATCCCAATATCATCCGCACGATCGTCATTATTGCCATATTTAGGATAATCTCCTTCAATCGCATAATCAACTACTAATCCATCTTCATCACGAATTGTCTTTACTTTTGCGTATTTGATAGCTGCTAGTGAATCGATTGCTACTGAAAAACCAGCGATACCGGTTGCCATCGTTCTTACAACATCACTATCATGGAGAGCCATTTCAATGCGTTCATATGAGTATTTATCATGCATAAAATGGATAATGTTTAACGTATTTAAATATAAGCCAGCAATCCATTCCAGCATAACATCATATTTTTCCATTACTTCATCATAATCCAAGTATTCAGAAGTAATTGGTTGATATTTTGGAGCAACTTGAACCTTTGATTTTTCATCTACTCCACCATTAATTGCATATAAAAGAGCTTTAGCTACGTTAGCTCGTGCTCCAAAGAACTGCATTTGTTTTCCAATACGCATAGCAGATACACAACATGCGATTCCATAGTCGTCTCCCCATTCTAAACGCATGATGTCATCATTTTCATATTGGATAGCACTTGAAGCGATAGATGCTTTAGCGCAGAATTTTTTGAAGTTTTCTGGTAAACGAGTAGACCATAGTACTGTTAAGTTAGGTTCTGGAGCTGGGCCAAGATTAGATAAAGTGTGCAAGAAGCGGTAGCTGTTTTTCGTTACCATATGACGACCATCGTCACCTACCCCGGCGATAGCTTCTGTTACCCAAGTTGGATCACCTGAAAATAGATCATTGTAATCAGGAGTACGTGCGAATTTTACTAAGCGCAGTTTCATAATAAAATGGTCTGTGATTTCTTGTGCTTCAACTTCAGTCAATAACCCTTTGGCTAGATCACGCTCGATATAGATATCTAAGAAAGTAGATGTGCGCCCTAAAGACATAGCAGCTCCATTCTGTTCTTTTACTGCTGCTAAATAACCTAGATACAACCATTGGAAAGCTTCTTGAGCTGTTTGGGCTGGTTGAGAAATATCGAAGCCGTAAATTCTGCCTAACTCATTTAATTCATTTAAAGCACGAATCTGTTCATTTAGCTCTTCACGATCACGTATAATCTCTTCACTCATCGTACCGTAACCCTTATTCGCTAAATCATTTTTCTTTTCTTGGATCAAGCGATCTACACCATATAAAGCTACGCGTCTATAGTCACCTATGATACGTCCACGACCGTATGCATCTGGTAGACCTGTGATTACTCCGCTACGTCTTGCAGCTCTAATTTCAGGCGTATAAGCGTCAAAGACTCCTTGATTATGTGTTTTACGGTAGTCTCTAAAAATATGAGATACTTCTGGATCAATTTCATAACCATATGATTCAGCAGCTAGTTCACTCATTCGAATACCACCAAAAGGCTGTAAACCACGTTTAAATGGTTTATCAGTTTGGAACCCTGTGATACGTTCCAATTCTTTATTTAAGTAACCGGCTTCATGTGAAGTGATAGAAGAGACTACTTTCGTATCCATATCTAATACGCCACCAGCTTCACGTTCCTTTGTGTTTAATTCCATAACTTGTTTCCAGAGTTCTTTTGTTGCGTCTGTAGGTCCTTCTAGAAATTCATCCGTACCATCATATGGTTTATAATTTTGTTGAATAAAATCCCGCACATTGATTTCTTCTTGCCACATCTTCCCTTTAAAGCCTTTCCATTGTTCCATAAACTAAATTCCTCCTTTTATCATGTCAAGCAATCTAACAGTTTCTTCATGCTCATTATAACACTAACTTTTCATAAATCAATTGTTTTCCGTCTTTTAAAAAGATGGTTTTTAGTTCGATCGCCTTTATTAAAATGATTTTATTCGAAATTAATAAAAAGGATAAAAAAAATATTTGAACTACTTTTCACATACTTAGTTGTGAATTTGTTAATTTTAATAAAAAGAACAAAAAAAGTGCAACCCGTAAGTTGCACTTCTACTCATTTACTTGTTTTCATTAGATAATAAATCTTTTTTTACTTCAATTGGTGTCCCATCTTCAACTTCATCTACGATAAATGATCCATTTGAATAGCGATCACTTATTGAATAAGAAGCACTAGATAAAGGAATTTCTTTTCCTTTAGACGTTAGGATAGTATAGACATCTTCTTTAGAAGCTTCAAAAGCAAATGCTACACGATGAGGATTTTTCTTCAACTCTCTCAAAATGAGCAATCCTCTTTTGGCTCTTCCTAATGTTTCAAAATCACGAAGATTCATTTTTTTGATTGAACCGCGGTGAGTTAAGATCATTAATTCGGTTTTACCAGTTTCAA from the Carnobacterium inhibens subsp. inhibens DSM 13024 genome contains:
- the pflB gene encoding formate C-acetyltransferase → MEQWKGFKGKMWQEEINVRDFIQQNYKPYDGTDEFLEGPTDATKELWKQVMELNTKEREAGGVLDMDTKVVSSITSHEAGYLNKELERITGFQTDKPFKRGLQPFGGIRMSELAAESYGYEIDPEVSHIFRDYRKTHNQGVFDAYTPEIRAARRSGVITGLPDAYGRGRIIGDYRRVALYGVDRLIQEKKNDLANKGYGTMSEEIIRDREELNEQIRALNELNELGRIYGFDISQPAQTAQEAFQWLYLGYLAAVKEQNGAAMSLGRTSTFLDIYIERDLAKGLLTEVEAQEITDHFIMKLRLVKFARTPDYNDLFSGDPTWVTEAIAGVGDDGRHMVTKNSYRFLHTLSNLGPAPEPNLTVLWSTRLPENFKKFCAKASIASSAIQYENDDIMRLEWGDDYGIACCVSAMRIGKQMQFFGARANVAKALLYAINGGVDEKSKVQVAPKYQPITSEYLDYDEVMEKYDVMLEWIAGLYLNTLNIIHFMHDKYSYERIEMALHDSDVVRTMATGIAGFSVAIDSLAAIKYAKVKTIRDEDGLVVDYAIEGDYPKYGNNDDRADDIGIWLLKTFMSKVKKHPAYRNAVHTTSILTITSNVVYGKKTGNTPDGRRSGEPFAPGANPMHGRDTHGALASLTSVAKIPYKYSLDGISNTFSIIPKALGKEDDIQQENLASLLDGYAKKGGHHLNVNVFNRETLVDAMDHPENYPQLTIRVSGYAVNFIKLTREQQLDVINRTMHESM
- the pflA gene encoding pyruvate formate-lyase-activating protein, translating into MTTPAIGYVHSTESFGSVDGPGIRFVTFMQGCRMRCEFCHNPDTWNMGGGTPYTADELLAEALSYRDYWGSKGGITVSGGEPLLHIDFLIEYFKKAKEEGVHTTLDTCGQPFTYEEPFFSRFEKLMEYTDLLLFDIKHIDNEKHKRLTMHGNENILNMSTYLSKINKPVWIRHVLVPERSDDDNDLMRLSDFIQSLGNVYKVEILPYHKLGVYKYAALNIPYKLKDIEPPTLERVENANRLLKVQNYKDYQTN
- a CDS encoding manganese-dependent inorganic pyrophosphatase, whose product is MSKVLVFGHKNPDTDAITSAISYAYLQNQLGFEAEAVALGEVGEETQYALDHFSVPAPRVVETVANETDKVMLVDHNEFQQSVNDIADVEVLSVVDHHRVSNFETANPLYYRAEPVGCTNTIIAKLYKEKEVAIPKEIAGLMLSAIVSDTLLFKSPTCTDEDVAIAKELAAIADVDIDSYGLEMLKAGTDLSNKSAAELLDMDAKSFPMGDKNVRVAQINVVDVNDVLSIQAELEQEMLNENHSKNYDLFVLIVTNILDSDSVILALGNPINAVEEAFNVALENNSALLKGVVSRKKQVVPQLTEALTK